In Polypterus senegalus isolate Bchr_013 chromosome 12, ASM1683550v1, whole genome shotgun sequence, the following are encoded in one genomic region:
- the rabac1 gene encoding prenylated Rab acceptor protein 1, producing MEGKSLDSNLDLGGITGQLNIPKVISGGAAKEWFDRRRSTIRPWSSFGDQRRFSKPKNFGEVCKRLVKNLDHFQSNYIFVFLGLIAYCVISSPMLLIALAVFFGALYIIHLKAQESKLILFGREVTAAHQYGLAGGVSFPFFWLAGAGSAVFWVLGATMAIIGSHAAFHEIEGGEECELTMEPV from the exons ATGGAAGGAAAGTCTTTGGACAGCAACCTGGATCTTGGAGGCATTACAGGCCA acttaACATTCCCAAGGTTATTTCAGGAGGTGCAGCTAAGGAATGGTTTGACCGAAGAAGATCAACAATTCGACCATGGTCAAGCTTTGGTGATCAGCGACGTTTCTCAAAACCAAAGAACTTTGGTGAAGTTTGCAAAAGACTGGTTAAGAATCTAGACCACTTTCAGAGCAACTACATTTTTGTCTTCCTTGGCTTAATTGCCTACTGTGT TATCAGTTCACCTATGTTGCTTATTGCACTTGCTGTCTTCTTTGGAGCCCTGTACATCATACATCTAAAAGCCCAAGAGTCCAAACTTATACTTTTTG GTCGTGAGGTCACCGCAGCTCACCAGTATGGCCTAGCCGGTGGAGTATCATTCCCTTTTTTCTGGCTTGCAGGTGCAGGCTCCGCTGTCTTCTGGGTCCTTG GTGCTACAATGGCCATTATTGGCTCTCATGCTGCCTTCCATGAAATTGAGGGAGGAGAGGAGTGTGAACTGACCATGGagcctgtgtga